A stretch of Faecalibacterium duncaniae DNA encodes these proteins:
- a CDS encoding PASTA domain-containing protein, with product MPNVIGVPQNDAIERIQKAGLIPSCFMVVNDGSLVAGCVVSCGEDAGTMVEAGSVITVYIAADPSVEITTEPPAASDSGSGESASSSGETAPDDTVYDTD from the coding sequence ATGCCTAATGTCATAGGCGTTCCGCAAAATGACGCAATTGAGAGGATACAGAAAGCAGGACTGATTCCCAGCTGCTTTATGGTCGTCAATGATGGCTCCCTTGTGGCTGGGTGTGTGGTTTCCTGCGGTGAGGATGCAGGCACCATGGTGGAAGCCGGAAGTGTAATCACTGTGTATATCGCCGCCGACCCCAGTGTGGAGATCACCACCGAACCGCCCGCCGCCTCCGATTCCGGCAGCGGCGAAAGCGCTTCCTCTTCGGGGGAGACCGCGCCGGACGATACGGTGTATGATACGGACTAA
- a CDS encoding glutamate synthase subunit beta, which yields MGKITGFMDYTRKTSTDVPPLERIENFNEFHVWLSREEQQTQAARCMDCGVPFCQAGMMIGGMASGCPLNNLIPEWNDLVYQGKWELALHRLRATNRFPEFTSRVCPALCEAACTCGDVTGSSVTVRENEHAIVETGYAKGWLHAAPPPARTGKSVAVIGSGPAGLSVAEYLNIRGHAVTVFERADRVGGLLMYGIPNMKLDKAVIERRIRIMQAEGVEFRTSMDVGGAVDAESILNSYDAVVLCCGAKKARDLNVPGRDANGVHFAVDYLTSVTKSLLDSKFADGRAIDAKGKNVLVIGGGDTGNDCQGTALRQGCTDLVALEMMPQPPKERAASNPWPEWPRVLKVDYGQTECMAKFGKDPRVYQTTVKEFLKDDAGNLTAAVISYLKPERDPETGRTNMVPTGEEFTYNCELAFIAAGFVGCESYVADAFGVSLTGRGCVDTDHFRTNVDKVFACGDMRRGQSLVVWGLREGRDCAAEVDRYLMGYTNL from the coding sequence ATGGGCAAGATCACTGGATTTATGGATTACACGCGCAAGACCAGCACGGATGTCCCGCCGCTGGAGCGCATTGAAAATTTCAACGAGTTTCACGTCTGGCTCTCCCGCGAGGAGCAGCAGACCCAGGCCGCCCGCTGCATGGACTGCGGCGTGCCCTTCTGCCAGGCCGGCATGATGATCGGCGGCATGGCATCGGGCTGCCCGCTGAACAACCTGATCCCCGAGTGGAACGACCTGGTCTATCAGGGCAAGTGGGAGCTGGCGCTCCACCGTCTGCGCGCCACCAACCGCTTCCCGGAGTTCACCAGCCGGGTCTGCCCCGCCCTGTGCGAGGCCGCCTGCACCTGCGGTGATGTGACCGGCAGCAGCGTGACCGTGCGCGAGAACGAGCACGCCATCGTGGAAACGGGCTACGCCAAGGGCTGGCTCCACGCCGCCCCTCCCCCGGCCCGCACCGGCAAGAGCGTGGCCGTCATCGGCAGCGGCCCAGCCGGTCTTTCGGTGGCCGAGTACCTGAACATCCGGGGCCACGCCGTCACTGTGTTTGAGCGCGCCGACCGCGTGGGCGGCCTGCTGATGTACGGCATCCCCAACATGAAGCTGGACAAAGCTGTCATCGAGCGCCGCATCAGGATCATGCAGGCCGAGGGCGTGGAGTTCCGCACCAGCATGGATGTGGGCGGTGCCGTGGATGCCGAGAGTATCCTGAACAGCTACGATGCTGTGGTGCTCTGCTGCGGTGCCAAAAAGGCCCGTGACCTGAACGTTCCGGGCCGGGATGCCAATGGCGTGCACTTTGCCGTGGATTACCTCACCAGCGTGACAAAGAGCCTGCTGGACAGCAAATTTGCCGACGGCAGGGCCATTGATGCCAAGGGCAAGAACGTTCTGGTCATCGGCGGCGGCGACACCGGCAACGACTGCCAGGGCACGGCCCTGCGGCAGGGCTGCACTGATCTGGTGGCTCTGGAAATGATGCCGCAGCCCCCCAAGGAGCGTGCCGCCAGCAACCCCTGGCCCGAGTGGCCCCGGGTGCTCAAGGTGGACTACGGTCAGACCGAGTGCATGGCCAAGTTCGGCAAGGACCCCCGTGTCTACCAGACCACGGTCAAAGAATTCCTCAAGGACGATGCAGGCAACCTGACCGCTGCCGTCATCTCCTACCTCAAGCCCGAGCGTGACCCCGAGACCGGCCGCACCAACATGGTGCCCACCGGCGAGGAGTTCACCTACAACTGTGAGCTGGCCTTCATTGCCGCCGGTTTCGTGGGCTGTGAGAGCTATGTGGCCGATGCCTTCGGTGTCAGCCTGACCGGCCGCGGCTGCGTGGACACCGACCACTTCCGCACCAATGTGGACAAGGTGTTCGCCTGCGGCGATATGCGCCGGGGCCAGAGCCTTGTCGTCTGGGGCCTGCGCGAGGGCCGCGACTGCGCCGCCGAGGTAGACCGCTACCTCATGGGCTACACCAACCTGTAA
- the gltB gene encoding glutamate synthase large subunit, which produces MDQFTENATPLGLYDPQFEHDACGIGAVVDIKGRKSHQTVSDALSIVERLEHRAGKDAEGKTGDGVGIMLQISHKFFSKVADELNISLGNEREYGVGMFFFPQNEHLRAQAMKLFELVTRKEGLEFLAWRRVPVDPDAVGQKARDCMPSIWQCFIKKPARVSKGIDFDRRLYIIRRVFEQASNGTYVPSLSSRTIVYKGMFLVHDLRLFYLDLQDEDYESAIGMVHSRFSTNTNPSWMRAHPNRFILHNGEINTIKGNTDAMLAREESIESPILQDDMNKILPIINTSGSDSAMLDNALEFMVMNGMDLPLAVMITIPEPWENNKNISQKKRDFYQYYATMLEPWDGPAAILFSDGDVVGAVLDRNGLRPSRYYITKDGRMILSSEVGVLPCAPDNILMKDRLRPGKMLLVDTVKGEVVDDEKLKEYYASREPYGEWIDRNLVRLKDLKIPNIKVPSYTGEELTRLQKVFGYKYEEIKELILPMARAGAEPSGAMGTDTPLAVLSDQHPPLFNYFKQRFAQVTNPPIDAIREKVVTSTSVYVGAHGNLLEDKPENCKVLKVQNPILTSTDLLKIKHMNVPGFKTATVSINYYKNTSLEKAIDRVFLEVDRAYKDGANIIILSDRDIDEYHVSIPSLLAVSAVSQYLIRTKKSTAMALILESAEPHEVHHFATLLGYGACAVNPYLAHDTIAQLIDEGLLDKDYYAAVDDYNKAVLNGIVKIASKMGISTIQSYQSSQIFEAVGISKDVIDKYFTGTVSRVGGIGLEDIQADVEAAHNAAFDPLGLDINMELADGGAHKFRSGKEEHLFTPQTIHLFQKACFTGDYKAFKDFTRTVDNMGAEGMHLRSLLDFSYDPNGGIPLEEVEPVSSIVKRFKAAAMSYGALSSEAHETIAIALNRLGGRSNTGEGGEPEERYQSESNSKIKQVASARFGVTSKYLVSAEEIQIKLAQGAKPGEGGNLPGAKVYPWIAKTRHSTTGVGLISPPPHHDIYSIEDLAELIYDLKNANRHANINVKLVSEAGVGTIAAGVAKGGAQVILVSGYDGGTGAAPRTSIKNAGLPWELGIAETHQTLILNGLRSRVRIESDSKLLSGRDVAISCMLGAEEFGFGTSLLMCEGCVMMRVCNLDTCPMGICTQNPELRKRFKGKPEYIINYLTFVAQELREYMAKLGVRTIDELVGRTDLLHVKPSAAGSRAAKMNLDCILHNPAIANSNVHFVPADTYDFHLENTLDMKVLMKKFKLGSKAPQSVRLEVSNTDRALGAIFGSEITRKYGSFLPDDVYTAECIGAGGQSFGAFIPKGLTLSLTGDCNDYMGKGLSGGKIIVRPPEGIGYKPEENIITGNVALYGATSGKAFVSGVAGERFCVRNSGATAVVEGVGDHGCEYMTGGTVVVLGQTGKNFAAGMTGGVAYVLDENWDFYQRVNKETVSLEPVEHKYDVAALKELIREHVEATGSPRGKEILDNFSEYLPKFKKVLPYDYDRMLRVIASMEERGLDGEQAQIEAFYAVQKKK; this is translated from the coding sequence ATGGATCAATTTACGGAAAACGCCACGCCTCTTGGCCTGTATGACCCTCAGTTCGAGCACGATGCCTGCGGCATCGGCGCTGTGGTGGACATCAAGGGCCGCAAGAGCCATCAGACGGTCAGCGATGCCCTGAGCATCGTGGAGCGTCTGGAGCACCGCGCCGGTAAGGATGCCGAGGGCAAGACCGGCGACGGCGTGGGCATCATGCTGCAGATCAGCCACAAGTTCTTCTCCAAGGTGGCCGATGAGCTGAACATCAGCCTGGGCAACGAGCGGGAATACGGTGTCGGCATGTTCTTCTTCCCCCAGAACGAGCACCTGCGGGCACAGGCCATGAAGCTGTTTGAGCTGGTCACCCGCAAGGAGGGGCTTGAGTTTCTGGCATGGCGCAGGGTGCCGGTAGACCCCGATGCCGTGGGCCAGAAAGCCCGGGACTGTATGCCCTCCATCTGGCAGTGCTTCATCAAAAAGCCTGCCCGTGTGAGCAAGGGCATTGATTTTGACCGCAGGCTCTACATCATCCGCCGGGTGTTCGAGCAGGCCAGCAACGGCACCTATGTGCCCAGCCTGTCCAGCCGCACCATCGTCTACAAGGGCATGTTCCTGGTGCACGATCTGCGCCTGTTCTACCTTGACCTGCAGGACGAGGATTATGAGTCCGCCATTGGCATGGTGCACAGCCGCTTTTCTACCAACACCAACCCCAGCTGGATGCGTGCCCACCCCAACCGGTTCATCCTGCACAACGGCGAGATCAACACCATCAAGGGCAACACCGATGCCATGCTGGCCCGTGAGGAGAGCATCGAGAGCCCCATCCTGCAGGACGACATGAACAAGATCCTGCCCATCATCAACACCTCCGGCTCGGACTCCGCCATGCTGGACAACGCGCTGGAGTTCATGGTGATGAACGGCATGGATCTGCCTCTGGCTGTGATGATCACCATCCCCGAGCCCTGGGAGAACAACAAGAACATCAGCCAGAAAAAGCGCGATTTCTACCAGTATTACGCCACCATGCTGGAGCCCTGGGACGGCCCCGCCGCCATCCTCTTCTCCGACGGCGACGTGGTGGGCGCGGTGCTGGACCGCAACGGTCTGCGCCCCAGCCGCTACTATATCACCAAGGATGGCCGGATGATCCTGTCCTCCGAGGTGGGCGTGCTGCCCTGCGCCCCGGACAACATCCTGATGAAAGACCGCCTGCGCCCCGGCAAAATGCTGCTGGTGGATACCGTCAAGGGCGAGGTCGTGGATGACGAGAAGCTGAAGGAATACTACGCCAGCCGTGAGCCCTACGGCGAGTGGATCGACCGGAATCTGGTCCGGCTGAAGGACCTGAAGATTCCCAACATCAAAGTCCCCAGCTACACCGGCGAGGAGCTGACCCGCCTGCAGAAGGTCTTTGGCTACAAATACGAGGAAATCAAGGAGCTGATCCTGCCCATGGCCCGGGCCGGTGCCGAGCCTTCCGGAGCCATGGGCACCGACACCCCGCTGGCTGTCCTGAGTGACCAGCACCCCCCGCTGTTCAACTACTTCAAGCAGCGGTTCGCACAGGTCACCAACCCGCCCATCGATGCCATCCGTGAGAAGGTGGTCACCTCCACCAGCGTCTATGTGGGTGCCCACGGCAACCTGCTGGAGGACAAGCCCGAGAACTGCAAGGTGCTCAAGGTGCAGAACCCCATCCTGACCAGCACCGATCTGCTCAAGATCAAGCACATGAACGTGCCCGGCTTCAAGACCGCCACGGTGTCCATCAATTACTATAAGAACACCAGCCTGGAAAAAGCCATCGACCGCGTATTTCTGGAGGTGGACCGCGCCTACAAGGACGGTGCCAACATCATCATCCTCTCTGACCGCGACATCGACGAGTACCATGTTTCCATCCCCAGCCTGCTGGCCGTTTCTGCCGTGTCCCAGTACCTCATCCGCACCAAGAAGAGCACGGCCATGGCCCTCATCCTTGAGAGCGCCGAGCCCCACGAGGTGCACCACTTTGCCACCCTGCTGGGCTACGGTGCCTGCGCCGTCAACCCCTATCTGGCCCACGACACCATTGCCCAGCTCATCGACGAGGGTCTGCTGGACAAGGATTACTACGCCGCCGTGGATGACTACAACAAGGCTGTGCTGAACGGCATCGTGAAGATCGCCTCCAAAATGGGCATCTCCACCATCCAGAGCTACCAGAGCAGCCAGATCTTTGAGGCGGTCGGCATCTCCAAGGATGTCATCGACAAGTACTTCACCGGCACGGTCAGCCGTGTGGGCGGCATCGGTCTGGAGGACATTCAGGCGGATGTGGAAGCTGCCCACAACGCCGCCTTTGACCCGCTGGGTTTGGATATCAACATGGAGCTGGCCGACGGCGGTGCCCACAAGTTCCGCAGCGGCAAGGAAGAACACCTCTTCACCCCGCAGACCATCCATCTGTTCCAGAAAGCCTGCTTCACGGGCGACTACAAGGCCTTCAAAGACTTCACCCGCACCGTGGACAACATGGGTGCCGAGGGCATGCACCTGCGCAGTCTGCTGGACTTCAGCTATGATCCCAACGGCGGCATCCCCCTTGAGGAGGTGGAGCCCGTCAGCTCCATCGTCAAGCGGTTCAAAGCCGCTGCCATGAGCTACGGTGCCCTGAGCAGCGAGGCCCACGAGACCATCGCCATCGCCCTGAATCGTCTGGGCGGCCGGAGCAACACCGGCGAGGGCGGCGAGCCCGAGGAGCGCTACCAGAGCGAGAGCAACTCCAAGATCAAGCAGGTAGCCTCGGCCCGCTTCGGCGTGACCAGCAAATATCTGGTCTCCGCCGAAGAGATCCAGATCAAGCTGGCACAGGGCGCAAAGCCCGGCGAGGGCGGCAACCTGCCCGGTGCCAAGGTCTACCCCTGGATCGCCAAGACCCGCCACAGCACCACCGGCGTGGGCCTGATCTCTCCCCCGCCCCACCACGACATCTACTCCATCGAGGATCTGGCCGAGCTGATCTATGACCTGAAGAACGCCAACCGCCACGCCAACATCAACGTGAAGCTGGTCAGCGAGGCCGGTGTCGGCACCATTGCCGCTGGTGTTGCCAAGGGCGGCGCACAGGTCATCCTTGTTTCCGGTTACGACGGCGGCACCGGTGCAGCCCCCCGCACCTCCATCAAGAACGCAGGCCTGCCCTGGGAGCTGGGCATCGCCGAGACCCACCAGACCCTGATCCTGAACGGCCTGCGCAGCCGCGTCCGCATTGAGAGCGATTCCAAGCTGCTCTCCGGCCGCGATGTTGCCATCAGCTGTATGCTGGGCGCTGAGGAGTTCGGCTTCGGCACCTCCCTGCTGATGTGCGAAGGCTGCGTGATGATGCGTGTCTGCAACCTGGACACCTGCCCCATGGGCATCTGCACCCAGAACCCCGAGCTGCGCAAGCGGTTCAAGGGCAAGCCCGAGTATATCATCAACTACCTGACCTTTGTGGCGCAGGAGCTGCGGGAGTACATGGCCAAGCTGGGCGTGCGCACCATCGACGAGCTGGTGGGCCGCACCGACCTGCTCCATGTCAAGCCCAGCGCTGCCGGCAGCCGTGCCGCCAAGATGAATCTGGACTGCATCCTGCACAACCCGGCCATTGCAAACAGCAACGTCCACTTTGTGCCTGCCGACACCTATGACTTCCACCTTGAGAACACCCTCGACATGAAGGTGCTGATGAAGAAGTTCAAGCTGGGCAGCAAGGCACCCCAGAGCGTCCGGCTGGAGGTCTCCAACACCGATCGCGCCCTGGGTGCCATCTTTGGCAGCGAGATCACCCGCAAGTACGGCAGCTTCCTGCCCGACGATGTCTATACCGCCGAGTGCATCGGCGCAGGCGGCCAGAGCTTTGGCGCGTTCATCCCCAAGGGCCTGACCCTCAGCCTGACCGGAGACTGCAACGACTACATGGGCAAGGGCCTGTCCGGCGGCAAGATCATCGTCCGCCCGCCCGAGGGCATCGGCTACAAGCCCGAGGAAAACATCATCACCGGCAATGTGGCCCTTTATGGTGCCACCAGCGGCAAGGCCTTCGTCTCCGGCGTGGCCGGTGAGCGCTTCTGCGTCCGCAACAGCGGCGCGACCGCCGTTGTCGAGGGCGTGGGCGACCACGGCTGTGAGTATATGACCGGCGGCACTGTCGTGGTTCTGGGCCAGACCGGCAAGAACTTCGCAGCCGGCATGACCGGCGGCGTGGCCTACGTTCTGGACGAGAACTGGGATTTCTACCAGCGGGTCAACAAGGAGACCGTGAGCCTGGAGCCTGTGGAGCACAAGTACGATGTTGCTGCCCTGAAGGAGCTCATCCGTGAGCATGTGGAAGCCACCGGCTCCCCCCGCGGCAAGGAGATCCTGGACAACTTCAGCGAGTACCTGCCCAAGTTCAAGAAAGTCCTCCCCTACGATTACGACCGGATGCTCCGGGTCATCGCTTCCATGGAGGAGCGCGGCCTGGACGGCGAACAGGCACAGATCGAAGCATTCTACGCTGTGCAGAAGAAGAAGTAA